The sequence AACATCCTGTCAATGGATGTATAAAGGGGAGGGGCCCCATCTGGGTCTAGCGTGCCTCCAAAGAAGGCCCTGCTGGACTGCCCCCTATGTCTAAGTTGGCCAAATAGTTTTTGAATATGACAAGGGATACAATGAATAATTATACTGGGACAACAGACATAAACTGGGATGGTCCTGAGCAAGCTAGGACATATGGTCTCTCCACCCTTACCCCTCCAGGCTGAGAAAGTCTCCGGCTCTTAGGGCCAATAGGTCCGCGATTCAAGAGCCCCGGCCTAATGGCCTCTACCTCCCTCACCTACTCTGCCCAGAATGTTCTTGATTGCTCCACCCATCTGTCAGTGGAAGAGCCTTAGCATGGTTGTTCTGGATACACAGCTAgcactctgtctccccccacgGTAGGCGTCCAACACGTACCAAGTGGTAGAGCCGCACAGCCTGGCGTACGTTGCCCTGGAGCTCTGCCACAAGTTGTTCGCACTGCTCCAGGCTCACTGCTGGTTCTGGGAGGGACAGATACAACTCAGTAAGGCCCAGCAAAGCTGCCCTTTCAGGCCTCCCACCCAGAGGTCACTGATTGCTGGAGAGGCCTACCTGTAGGATCACACCACCTCCACTTGCCCACTGTCCcttttcttgcctccttcctccccaacaACGCCCCTCCCCCAAATACCACACAGAAAGCGAGGTCCAGAGAGGagggccagccccagccccaggggccaGAAGCATTGAAGGGGCAAATGGGTCACAAGGAGATCATGAAGATTGGCAGGAGTGTCTCACCATCAGGGGTGTGACTTATGGACTGAGACAGGGGCAGACAGGACAAAAACACCAGAGGCTGGATGAACAGAAATgggatggagccagagaggagACAGCAGAGACAGGAGAAAGAGGATGGGGCAGGAGATGAGAGCTGGAGAGCTGTGCACACCTGAGTCCTGGCTCAGGGCTGCCCCTGGCCTGGTGCATTCCATGGGGCTGGGAGTCTTCTCAGGGGTTGGGGACTGCAAGTTCTCAGGGCCTCGGAAGAGGGGGCTGACCGGCAGTTGCTGGCCACAGGGGGTGTTGGGCCCAGGCTGAGCCTGGCACTCTGTCCTAGGCTTGAGAGGGGCACCCTCCCCCAAACAGGCCCGCCTCTCAGATGTACTGTGAGCCTTTCCCAGGCCTGCTGGGGAGCCAGGCCAGTCCACCTCACCAGGGGCCCGGCCCTTGGTAACAGGTGAGAATGTGGCCAGGGTAGGACGATCAGGCAGTGGCTTTGGAATGTCCAGGACCAGGTGAGCCCTGCTGGGCAGGGCTAGCTTGCTGAGCGGTGAGACTCTAATGGGAGCAGGAGCTTGAGGTTCGGCTGCCAGCCCCAAGTTCTCCCCAACAGAGATGCTGCGGGAGATCTTGGCCATGGAACTGGTGGTGGGGTTCTGGTAGGAGTGAGGCTGAGAAAGACGGCCATCAGCCTGTGGCAGGGAGCGCAGGCCCGCGTGGGCTTCCATCTCCCGTAAGAGCAATGGGCCCGGTGGAGGGGCCTCATctgcagagaagacagagacataCAGGTCAGGTGGTGAGGAAGACATCCCAGGTGCAAAGACTCAGCTCCCTAAGAGTTGCTATTCCCCACACATACCCACTAAGGGACACCCAGTGGCAAGCACAGTGACACATCAGAGCTAAATCAGGCCCTCCTTCCTCTAGCATGCTCATGCGCTCCACACTCCCCACACCCTGGAGTTGAGCCCACCAGGCTCCTCACCTTGTggcaccaggctctgcacagactgGGCTTTCTGGAGTCCACCCAAGGGGCTGGCTGCAGCCACTCTCTTGGGAGACCAGCTGCTATCCGGGTTGAGACGGCGTCGTGGCAACAGCACAGGAACTGCTTGCTGGGGGCCACCATTTCCAGGGGAGGGCTCTGCCTCTGGGGGTGCTCCTGGAGGACTGGCACCACTGCCTCTCAGCTGCTCACCCGAAGCCTGCAGCATCTGGACTGGTCTCGATGGCAGTGCCAGGCTTGAGGAAGATGGAGACAGTTCCCTACAGGGAGGAAATGTGGAAGAAGGCCCAGAGGAGGCTTAGGAGTCCCCTTTGCCAACATGAGGAGAAGCGCTGGGAGAGAAGGAACGGCACAAAGCCAGCAGGCCAGTCGTCCCAAACTTGGGAGTGCAAAATACTGTTGAGCATGGGAAGACAGCAGCCTTGGAGAGAGGAGGGTGGCATGCGGCCCCAGAGCCAGGAATGGCCCTCTGGGGAGGGCCGGGGGGTCAAGTGAGCCAGAGCTCCTTGTAGGAGAGTAAGAGCTGCTGTGGGGAGAGGTACCTGAGTGGGGGGGTCTGCACTTGCAACAGGAATCGTGAAGAGATGCTCCGAGACTCTGTCCTCTCTGGTACCCGGACCGGGCCCCCTGCCAGGGTGACAGAAATTATGAAGTGAAGCAAGCCCTGGTGCCAGATTCTGCCTCCCCTAGAAGGTAACCCAGGGCATGGCCTACCCTTGTACCCTCCCTCTCATCcaggcaaggagggaaggagagaagactaCAGTGACCACATACTGGCCCTCTGACCACACCTGGAGCAGCCCCATTGGCCAGAGTCTCAAAGTGCTGTTTTAGAAACTGCTCCTGGTCTGGAGTATGGGGACTGCCTTCCTGTAGCCCATAGGAGCCAgtgcctccctcttcttcctcctcttcctcatcaccCTCGGCTGGCTCTTCAAGGTCTGAGGAAATGCCATCCACACTCAGGGGCTCCGTGCTCTCAGAGTCTGgatgtggggaagggacagaagcaTCATGCTGCACCAACCTGTCGCCAGAGCCTCCACTCCCACCTCAGTCCACTGACCTCCCTCAAAGCTGCAGCCTCACCTTCGTTGGGGTGCTCAGGGCTGGAAAGGCGGCTGCTACTATAATCCACAGAGCAGGCACTGTCAGGGCTGTGCTTCTCAGAGGCCCTGCTGCCTGGATACACTCTTCCCAGGGTCCCTCGGGCTGGAGCCTGCACCTGGAACTCACTTTCAGGAGGGCCAGCAGGGGAAAGAAGAGGCAGTTAGCAGGGGTGAGCAGCCCCACCAGACATCTGGCTTCCTTCTCCCCGACCTGTGAGTGGGACTGGGGATGAGGCAGGGGCGAAGTGGCAGGGAAGTCCTGAGTATCCTGGGCCAGCCCTCCCATATAAAGAATGCACAGGAAGGGAAGACTGCATAGCCTCTGAAGTCTGATGAGGGAAGGACCCTTGCCTGGTATCCAGGGTGGGGCTGTCACTCGGCTCCGGGTAGACAATACCATCTTCGATGGGTGCAGGCTCCAGATCTTGGGCAAAGACCCCTTCCTCTTGGGACAACAATCGAATAATGTGGGGGCAGGAACAGGGTTGGGAAGCCTGATGCCGAGGGGGCTTTTCATTCTGGGAACACACAAAGGGGCATTACTGAGGATGCTGACATGAGAAAAGGTCTGAGAAAAGAGGTGGAGGTGGGCAAGGATTTGGTGTGTGTAAGTTCTGGGGGAAGCTGAATATTCCAGCTCTGAGGATAGCTCCAGCTACTGTTCTTGAGCTTCTGGAATAACAATATTCTGTCACACTCCAGGCTGTCAACCTTCACCCAACACTTAATATCATGAGCCCTTGAAGAAACCTGGCCCAGGGCAAAGGGTACCACCCCAATTACCACACCACACAGCCTAGCCAGCCTGAACCTTTGCAGTCCAGGCTACCAATGTGCCACAGGAGCAGAGCAAGCATAGATGGCCCAGTGCTCAGGGCCCAGCTGTTGGCATAAGGCTGCCTAAGGCTGCTTGGAGATCTCTAGGTTGCTGGGAGAAAGCTGGCTCACCTGGCTAGCATGTGAGGTCTCAGGAGGGACCTGCTGACCATGTTTCCCAGGGCAAGACGGGGTCATGGCCAGCAAGTCTTGGCTACGGTCTCGAGGGCTTGGGGCCAGTGTCTCCAGCTGCCGCAGGTCCAGCATGGAGCGGACACTCAGCTCCACGCCTGGCTGAGCCCAGCGGCTCCTTCTTCTGGGTCCTTGATTGGCCACAGGAGCTGGGGCCAGGAACTCCACCGTCTCCTGTGCCTGgtgtggggcagaggagggggacgTTAACAACCACCATACAATAGTATCAGTGAACATTCATATatcacttactgtgtgccaggcattttatTTACATGTGTTCGCTCACTTAATCCCCACAACCACCTTATGAAGTCAGTAGTATTATTCTCCGcatttttacagatgggaaaactgaaacaCAGGAGACTTAGGTAACCTGTATAGTCCCACAGACAGTAAGGGGCCTGCCTGCAGGTTACAGCTCAGGTAGTCTGGGTCCAGAATTCATGTTCTTAAGCTTTACTCTACGTCATGTCTTCGATGTTCTAGTCTCAGCCTTCGCCTGGTGTCACGGACACCTTGGAGCTGGGAATCTCTACAAAATCCCTTACCCAGAAGACAGCTCTAAGTCCATTCACGGCACCAAGGGCAAACCAATAGTCCAGCCTTGAGCCCCTGGCCTGGTCAGAAGGCACCAGAGGCACCATGCCACTATTATCCCATGGAACTGCTGCTAACAATGAAGGCGCTGCCCCTTGAAGTCTTGATGTGGCCCAAGTGAGGGCTGGGCTGCTGTGGGGCTTGCTCAGAAAGTCTGTATCCGCCTCGGGCTGCCCTGAAGTAGCTGCCCAGTCCTCTCACAGCCCTTTCCCTCCAAATAACTACTCTGGAAGTTCTGAGCTTACCTCCTAATGTGGGGTCTTTAAAACTAGTTCCTccatgctctggaaaacagtgtgtggaggttcctcaaaaaatgaaaaacagaactaccctatgacccagaaatagcactgctaggaatttatccaagcgatacaggagtgctgatgcataggggcacttgtaccccaatgtttacagcagcactctcaacaatagccaaattatggaaagagcctaaatgtccgtcaactgatgaatggataaggaagatgcggtttatatatacaacggaatactatttggcaatgataaagaatgaaatctggccatttgcagctacgtggatgcaactggagggtatcatactaagtgaaaaaactagtcagagaaagacagataccatatattttcactcatatgtggatcttgagaaacttaacagaagaccatggagaggggaagtgggggggaaagttacagagagggagggaggcaaaccataaaatattcttaaatactgagaacaaactgagggttgatgggggctgggggagaggggaaagtgggtgatggccactgaggagagcacttgttgggatgagcactgggtgttgtatggaaactaatttgacaataaattatatatgtaaaaaaaaaaaaaaaaaaaaacttgtttctcCAGATTTCTATTCTTTGCACCTTTGATTTTTTcgaatttcagttcttttttttttttaatgttcatttatttttgagagggtggggggcagaaagaaagacagataaaggaTCCGAACCAGGATCCACagtgacagcagacagcccgacacagggctcgaacccatgaaccatgagatcatgacctgagccgaaatcaagagttggacgcttaaccaactgagccacccaggagcccctcttgcAGTTCTAACAGTTTGGCTCGGACACCCCTTTTCTACTCCCCACCTCAACCTGTTCTTTGTTCAGGTTTACTCCCAGGCCTCCAGACAGCTGAACAAGTGGAGCACTTCTTCTAGTGGCGACTCACCCCTGCAGGCCACCCCACCCAGACTGCAGGAAGGAGACCCCTAGGCTTCATCATCTGTAACCTGGGACCAGTCAAGCTGCTCAGACTCTCCCACAAGGCCCTTTCTTAAACTCAAGGGGTGCAGCATGTGAGCAGGCCTAGAGAGCCCACTTTCGCCTTCCTCCGCCTCTTATAACCTTGGAAGGGCATTATAACGATGGTGACTCACCCGACTCATCTCCCAGTGGGACAGGCTTCGGGGCAGGACTGGGCCAGGCACTGAGGCTAGACAGAGACAGGCAGTCAGAGAGAGTATCTCCAGCCCACCCACCCAGAGCCCTGGCTCCACATCAGCCCATACCTGTGTGGCCACAGTGATGCTCTGATTTCCTCAGCTCACCCTGACCTCACCCCCACAGTACCAGAAAGGGCATATCTGGCCACTGTGCCAACTGGTGCCTCTCTGGCCCTACATGAGACTTTCACACACCTGGCTCTTTCTTGGTACCCTTGGCAAGGATAGGAAGAGCTGGCAGTTCTTCTTCTTCAGTGCCTTCATCTTCTCCCTCCTTGTCACTGTCTGATGACAGAGCTGGTCCAGGAGACAGCATCGATGGGGCCTCATGCCTAAGTCCAAGACAAGCAAGGTCATGGAGAGAGGAGACTCAATGCAGGTAGAGGCCAACCTTTATGAGTCTTCAGGTAAGaaatgtgtgttgggggggtacAGGAGTTGGGAGGTACAGGTGAATGTCAAGTCCAGAGCAGAAAGGAGTAGCACGGAGATCACAGCAAGCAGTCTAGATGCCCACCCACCACTCGCCCATAACCATACTCTGTTCTCACCGGTTGGGACCCGCAGCCCTTTGGGGAGAAGATGGTCCTTGTGGCTTGCCCCCTCGCTGACGCTGGCGCAGCTCGGCCAGACGCTGCCTCATGCTGATGGTCATCTCAGAGCTCAGGCGCCACACAAATATACAGCTGGATAGAGCCACAGAGttgggtgagggaggggtaggGTAGGACCTGGGGTAGGTAGCACACCACTAGTTCCCCTTCCTCATGGGCTGTCAAGAAGACCAGGGCCACCCTCTCGCACCACATCAGGCCCAGCCAAGAAAGACCCCTGCTCAGCCCTACTTCCCAGAGACATCACTGATGTgaaaagaggggagggagctgggtaTATGTGTGGCACAGAGGAAAAATCTGTGTCTCAGGGAAGCTGGCTTCTGCTCACCTGTCCCCTGACACAGAGATGAGATGTTTGCAGTCATTACTAAACTTCATGCCAGTGACAATCTCTGTGAGGAACAAAGAATACGGCCTATGAGCCACTCTAAAGTCCCCGCCAAGCTTCTGTCCCAACAGTGGAGGTCAATGattggtgggaggggtggggcgaGTAGCTCTGCTAGGTCCCCAGAAACTAAAGGAGGAAAGAGTAAAGTTCCAGCCATAGATTATTGGGGAAACACTTACCTGAGTGGCCAAACATGGTGGCCACACACTCGCCTGAGAAGAAGTCAAAAATGGAGAGGTTCTTGTCAGAACAGCTGGTGGCGATATAGATCCCTGAGGGGTCTGTCTGCACCTGAGGAGTGGGACACACAGCTGGCAGAGGACAAGGGAAGCACCAGTCCCTTTCCACCCACTACCcctgtccttcctttctctggtCCAGAGCCCATCCTGCTGGGCCCTTACCTTAATGAGAGTGCCGTCCTCACCCTGTGATCCTTTAAACAGCTTCTTCTGCTTCCCACTGCTGATGTTGAAGATCCTGTAAAGAAACACTCTTGTTCACATGAAGAAGAGGCCACAATCAAGCACACCTGGATGACAGAGACCCCAGCATTCAGTCCCAGCCCTGTTCTCTCTGAGAGCCACTCCCCAACACCAAAGAGGCTACCACCTCTTGGGTAAGGCAAAGTGCTCTTTCTACAGGCTCAAGGGGTACAAAGTCCTagacaaaaagacagaaatggggAGACAGCTGCTTAAAGCTGACCCCTCAGGCCACATGGGTGGAGGTCACAAAGGAAGGTGGTTAGATGGTTTGAGAAGGGGACGCCCACCGAATATTTCGGTCCTGGCAGCCGATGGCTGTGTACTTCCAGCTGGGCTCCACATCCATATCATAGAGGGTCGTCTTCCGTACCACGTGGTGCGTCCGTGTAAACTGTACTCCATCTCCGGACTGAAGGGGTAGAACATGTGGGCTCACTAGGCACAGAGAGCCCGGCTTCCGCCTCCCTTCACCTCTTACAATCTCAGCTCAGGGAACGACTGAGATTCCCCAACCACTGCCCTATTCAGGGAAGCCCCATACCCTCACCTTCTGTGCAGTTCGGAAGTAGATGCTCTTGTCTGCTCCACAGCTGATCATGCGGACTTGCCCATCGCTGGCTATGGAGGAGGGTGGCCTAGCTATTACCACAGCTCTCACCACAAGGGGGccagcccttcctctgccttccctccatACTGCCCCACTGCTGAACTATTCCACAAGACCAGGACAACCAATTAAATCAGGACACTTCCTCCAAACCTAagctttctgttctctctctcctcagccaACCTGGTTGGCTCACAGTCACCTAGACTGATAGTTGACATTCCACCTGTCTTCCCATCCAGCTCCAGGCCTCCCAATTGCTGTCCCACACATCCTTGCAACTGGCACACCCTTCTCATGGAGGCAGGAGATAGGGGTGGAGGATACTGGTGGTAGGTGGCAAGATGTGTCTCaactgccctgcccccacctgcaaACTTGACAGCAGTGATGGAGGATGAGTGCTCGTCCAACGTCTGCTGCAGGCTATATTCACGGCCAGCATCTAGCACATGGATGAGCCGATCCCGGCTCGCTGACGCCAACAGCTTCAGACCTGGGGTTGAAAGAACTCTATCAGCCCATGAGTGCCCAGAGCAAACCCCTATGTGGGCCCGGCAAAAGGACCACAGGAACTGAGCCCCATAACTCTGAGCCAAGTGAACCATGCAGCAGGCATGGAGCTGTCCTCCTCTAAACCTGCAATACCAAGTGATTCAAATGACGTTCAGTCCCGCATCCAAGAGCCAGGATGGACGTAAGTGGCACTAGCAGGACTGGAGGGGCCCTGTGCCATTCTGGGCTAGATCCCAGGCATCCTTCTTACCTGTGTCTGGCTTAGAGTACTCCAGGCATAGAATTTCTGAGTCATGGGCCTCCACCTTTAGCATCTCACTCAGGGACTGCAGCTCGTGCACTCTGCAAAGATGAGAGGGAAGAGGGTGTTGACAGGCTACCAGAGGAGAGGCTCACCCTCCATTCTCTGCTATACCTTCCCTctaacctgtttttaaaattgtatttttatttatttttgaacttttaggTTTAGAGAAAAATTGCAATGAGTATAGAGAATTTTCATACTAACGGCAGTTCAAATACCAGAAGCAGGAAATTTACATTGGTAAAgtagtattaattaattaattaaagattttatttgaatttcaccagtttttccacaaAGCCTTTTTTCTGGATCCAAGATCCTATCAAGAGTCCAAATTGCATTTAATTGTTGTTTCTCCTTATCACCTGTAGTTGGTGAcagttcttcagtctttccttaTCATTCATGACCTTGATGCTTTTGAGGAGTACTGATCACTCTTCAACACTCTTTAGAAAAGTATTGACTACTCTGTCCTACATACCTCAGTTTTAGTCTGCTTGATGTTTTCCCATGATTGAACTGAGTTTATGCATTTGGggcaagaataccacagaaaCCATGCTATGTCCATCTTAGCACATCATATTATGGGCTTCATGAGGTTGACATGAGGATGTTAAGTTTACTCACTTGGTTAGGATGGTTTCTGCTGGGTTTCTTCATTGTAAAGTTACTATCTTTTCGTGCATATAGACATCTTGTTCCCCAATCTTTCAGAGCCAATTTTTCTAAAGCTCTGTCCTTCAGGACCTAACTCCCTCGGCCTGTGCCGTGGGAGGCAGTCAGTACCACTCCAGGCCTGGCATTACCTGAGCGTGCCTACACGGTCCCCAGAAGCTAGATGCTGTCCATTGGGGCTGATACACACAGAGCGGATGCCCACACGGGGATCCATCAGGGACCCATCAGCTTTGTCTCCTCCGGGCAGCTCGGTGTCCAGCAGGGCCTGAGTGTTCCCATCCACATAGATGATCTTAATGAGGTCCTAGGGGAGCATGTCAGAATAGCAGGTGAATTAGGCAGGCCTGACCCAGTACAGCTGCAAAGGGAGAAGAATGCTGGACAAGATAAACCCCTGGCTCAAAGAGCCCAGCCAAACCAGAGCTGGAAGAGACCCAGTTCCTGAGAAGGGGGTGTGAAGGCTGAGGGGATGGGGGCATTAAGTAGGGAGTAGATGCCCTAAGGCCTCAGGGCTCACATTACTGAGGATGTTTCGGTGCAGGGTGGAGCCGTGTACCCCGGAGCTCTCTGTGTTCCACAGGCGGATGGTATTGTCTGAGGAACAGGTGATAAAGGAACTTGGGGGCAGGCAGGCCTGGTTACTGTCCTTCACTTCAGGGTAGacctgaggggcagagggaacaaaGTCAGATCTCCATGCAGGGGGCAGTCCTTTACCTGCCCAAGGAGATGGAAGGGAATGCGATTAAAGAGAGGATGCTGGCCAAGACTTAGCCCAGTGTTTGTCACATAGGAAGCAAGCCATAACTATTAGATACTCTATTATCACTAAGGGCAAAAACCTTAACAAAGCTCCcgctatgttccaggcactcttCTATATCTCCCGcttatatcatttcatttaatccttaggaCAACTGGAGTAATCAGGTACACCagtttatagttgaggaaactgaggttcagtcAATttcagtaacttgtccaagatcacccAGCCCAGGATGAGGCAAAGCTGGGGATAGACAGGGATACAATGGAAGAAGCCTGAGATACATAAGCAGTAAAATTCAAGCTCAATCCTCAGGACCCATGAAGATATGCGGATACACAGGGATGTTGCTGGAGAAAAAAGGAGGCGGCAGGAATATGAAGGCATACTCAGggatccccacctcctgccccacaATGGTACCCCAGCAAACCTGGTCAGTCCCAAGCCAGCCCAGCCCACATACCTCCACACTCCAGACGCAGGAGGAATGATACAGAGCTGAGTACACCTTGCCCACTTTCTTGGGGTCCCTCACATCCCAAACATAAATGCTGTGGTCGTTGTATACACAAGACAGCCACTGATTAGTAGGATCAAAAGTCAAGGCAATGGTGTCTGGATACCTGGCATTGGCCACTCCAGAGAAGAGGCGACTGTGGGGAAGAGGACAGGGCAAACAGTGAGTGAGGAGCTGATGAAATGGAGgact comes from Panthera tigris isolate Pti1 chromosome B3, P.tigris_Pti1_mat1.1, whole genome shotgun sequence and encodes:
- the MAPKBP1 gene encoding mitogen-activated protein kinase-binding protein 1 isoform X3, producing MMAVEGSTITSRIKNLLRSPSIKLRRSKAGNRREDLSSKVTLEKVLGITVSGGRGLACDPRSGLVAYPAGCVVVLFNPRKHKQHHILNSSRKTITALAFSPDGKYLVTGESGHMPAVRVWDVAEHSQVAELQEHKYGVACVAFSPSAKYIVSVGYQHDMIVNVWAWKKNIVVASNKVSSRVTAVSFSEDCSYFVTAGNRHIKFWYLDDSKTSKVNATVPLLGRSGLLGELRNNLFTDVACGRGKKADSTFCITSSGLLCEFSDRRLLDKWVELRTTVAHCISVSQDYIFCGCADGTVRLFNPSNLHFLSTLPRPHALGTDIASVTEASRLFSGVANARYPDTIALTFDPTNQWLSCVYNDHSIYVWDVRDPKKVGKVYSALYHSSCVWSVEVYPEVKDSNQACLPPSSFITCSSDNTIRLWNTESSGVHGSTLHRNILSNDLIKIIYVDGNTQALLDTELPGGDKADGSLMDPRVGIRSVCISPNGQHLASGDRVGTLRVHELQSLSEMLKVEAHDSEILCLEYSKPDTGLKLLASASRDRLIHVLDAGREYSLQQTLDEHSSSITAVKFAASDGQVRMISCGADKSIYFRTAQKSGDGVQFTRTHHVVRKTTLYDMDVEPSWKYTAIGCQDRNIRIFNISSGKQKKLFKGSQGEDGTLIKVQTDPSGIYIATSCSDKNLSIFDFFSGECVATMFGHSEIVTGMKFSNDCKHLISVSGDSCIFVWRLSSEMTISMRQRLAELRQRQRGGKPQGPSSPQRAAGPNRHEAPSMLSPGPALSSDSDKEGEDEGTEEEELPALPILAKGTKKEPASVPGPVLPRSLSHWEMSRAQETVEFLAPAPVANQGPRRRSRWAQPGVELSVRSMLDLRQLETLAPSPRDRSQDLLAMTPSCPGKHGQQVPPETSHASQNEKPPRHQASQPCSCPHIIRLLSQEEGVFAQDLEPAPIEDGIVYPEPSDSPTLDTSEFQVQAPARGTLGRVYPGSRASEKHSPDSACSVDYSSSRLSSPEHPNEDLEEPAEGDEEEEEEEGGTGSYGLQEGSPHTPDQEQFLKQHFETLANGAAPGGPVRVPERTESRSISSRFLLQVQTPPLRELSPSSSSLALPSRPVQMLQASGEQLRGSGASPPGAPPEAEPSPGNGGPQQAVPVLLPRRRLNPDSSWSPKRVAAASPLGGLQKAQSVQSLVPQDEAPPPGPLLLREMEAHAGLRSLPQADGRLSQPHSYQNPTTSSMAKISRSISVGENLGLAAEPQAPAPIRVSPLSKLALPSRAHLVLDIPKPLPDRPTLATFSPVTKGRAPGEVDWPGSPAGLGKAHSTSERRACLGEGAPLKPRTECQAQPGPNTPCGQQLPVSPLFRGPENLQSPTPEKTPSPMECTRPGAALSQDSEPAVSLEQCEQLVAELQGNVRQAVRLYHLVAGCKTPSAEQSRITQLLRNTFSSVKQELEALAGAVLCSPGGSPGAVGAEQTQALLEQYSELLLRAVERRMERRL
- the MAPKBP1 gene encoding mitogen-activated protein kinase-binding protein 1 isoform X6, which produces MMAVEGSTITSRIKNLLRSPSIKLRRSKAGNRREDLSSKVTLEKVLGITVSGGRGLACDPRSGLVAYPAGCVVVLFNPRKHKQHHILNSSRKTITALAFSPDGKYLVTGESGHMPAVRVWDVAEHSQVAELQEHKYGVACVAFSPSAKYIVSVGYQHDMIVNVWAWKKNIVVASNKVSSRVTAVSFSEDCSYFVTAGNRHIKFWYLDDSKTSKVNATVPLLGRSGLLGELRNNLFTDVACGRGKKADSTFCITSSGLLCEFSDRRLLDKWVELRTTVAHCISVSQDYIFCGCADGTVRLFNPSNLHFLSTLPRPHALGTDIASVTEASRLFSGVANARYPDTIALTFDPTNQWLSCVYNDHSIYVWDVRDPKKVGKVYSALYHSSCVWSVEVYPEVKDSNQACLPPSSFITCSSDNTIRLWNTESSGVHGSTLHRNILSNDLIKIIYVDGNTQALLDTELPGGDKADGSLMDPRVGIRSVCISPNGQHLASGDRVGTLRVHELQSLSEMLKVEAHDSEILCLEYSKPDTGLKLLASASRDRLIHVLDAGREYSLQQTLDEHSSSITAVKFAASDGQVRMISCGADKSIYFRTAQKSGDGVQFTRTHHVVRKTTLYDMDVEPSWKYTAIGCQDRNIRIFNISSGKQKKLFKGSQGEDGTLIKVQTDPSGIYIATSCSDKNLSIFDFFSGECVATMFGHSEIVTGMKFSNDCKHLISVSGDSCIFVWRLSSEMTISMRQRLAELRQRQRGGKPQGPSSPQRAAGPNRHEAPSMLSPGPALSSDSDKEGEDEGTEEEELPALPILAKGTKKEPASVPGPVLPRSLSHWEMSRAQETVEFLAPAPVANQGPRRRSRWAQPGVELSVRSMLDLRQLETLAPSPRDRSQDLLAMTPSCPGKHGQQVPPETSHASQNEKPPRHQASQPCSCPHIIRLLSQEEGVFAQDLEPAPIEDGIVYPEPSDSPTLDTSEFQVQAPARGTLGRVYPGSRASEKHSPDSACSVDYSSSRLSSPEHPNEDSESTEPLSVDGISSDLEEPAEGDEEEEEEEGGTGSYGLQEGSPHTPDQEQFLKQHFETLANGAAPGGPVRVPERTESRSISSRFLLQVQTPPLRELSPSSSSLALPSRPVQMLQASGEQLRGSGASPPGAPPEAEPSPGNGGPQQAVPVLLPRRRLNPDSSWSPKRVAAASPLGGLQKAQSVQSLVPQDEAPPPGPLLLREMEAHAGLRSLPQADGRLSQPHSYQNPTTSSMAKISRSISVGENLGLAAEPQAPAPIRVSPLSKLALPSRAHLVLDIPKPLPDRPTLATFSPVTKGRAPEPAVSLEQCEQLVAELQGNVRQAVRLYHLVAGCKTPSAEQSRITQLLRNTFSSVKQELEALAGAVLCSPGGSPGAVGAEQTQALLEQYSELLLRAVERRMERRL
- the MAPKBP1 gene encoding mitogen-activated protein kinase-binding protein 1 isoform X2 produces the protein MIHWKRIEVEQPFSSLHLILLTFSIFVTLEKVLGITVSGGRGLACDPRSGLVAYPAGCVVVLFNPRKHKQHHILNSSRKTITALAFSPDGKYLVTGESGHMPAVRVWDVAEHSQVAELQEHKYGVACVAFSPSAKYIVSVGYQHDMIVNVWAWKKNIVVASNKVSSRVTAVSFSEDCSYFVTAGNRHIKFWYLDDSKTSKVNATVPLLGRSGLLGELRNNLFTDVACGRGKKADSTFCITSSGLLCEFSDRRLLDKWVELRTTVAHCISVSQDYIFCGCADGTVRLFNPSNLHFLSTLPRPHALGTDIASVTEASRLFSGVANARYPDTIALTFDPTNQWLSCVYNDHSIYVWDVRDPKKVGKVYSALYHSSCVWSVEVYPEVKDSNQACLPPSSFITCSSDNTIRLWNTESSGVHGSTLHRNILSNDLIKIIYVDGNTQALLDTELPGGDKADGSLMDPRVGIRSVCISPNGQHLASGDRVGTLRVHELQSLSEMLKVEAHDSEILCLEYSKPDTGLKLLASASRDRLIHVLDAGREYSLQQTLDEHSSSITAVKFAASDGQVRMISCGADKSIYFRTAQKSGDGVQFTRTHHVVRKTTLYDMDVEPSWKYTAIGCQDRNIRIFNISSGKQKKLFKGSQGEDGTLIKVQTDPSGIYIATSCSDKNLSIFDFFSGECVATMFGHSEIVTGMKFSNDCKHLISVSGDSCIFVWRLSSEMTISMRQRLAELRQRQRGGKPQGPSSPQRAAGPNRHEAPSMLSPGPALSSDSDKEGEDEGTEEEELPALPILAKGTKKEPASVPGPVLPRSLSHWEMSRAQETVEFLAPAPVANQGPRRRSRWAQPGVELSVRSMLDLRQLETLAPSPRDRSQDLLAMTPSCPGKHGQQVPPETSHASQNEKPPRHQASQPCSCPHIIRLLSQEEGVFAQDLEPAPIEDGIVYPEPSDSPTLDTSEFQVQAPARGTLGRVYPGSRASEKHSPDSACSVDYSSSRLSSPEHPNEDSESTEPLSVDGISSDLEEPAEGDEEEEEEEGGTGSYGLQEGSPHTPDQEQFLKQHFETLANGAAPGGPVRVPERTESRSISSRFLLQVQTPPLRELSPSSSSLALPSRPVQMLQASGEQLRGSGASPPGAPPEAEPSPGNGGPQQAVPVLLPRRRLNPDSSWSPKRVAAASPLGGLQKAQSVQSLVPQDEAPPPGPLLLREMEAHAGLRSLPQADGRLSQPHSYQNPTTSSMAKISRSISVGENLGLAAEPQAPAPIRVSPLSKLALPSRAHLVLDIPKPLPDRPTLATFSPVTKGRAPGEVDWPGSPAGLGKAHSTSERRACLGEGAPLKPRTECQAQPGPNTPCGQQLPVSPLFRGPENLQSPTPEKTPSPMECTRPGAALSQDSEPAVSLEQCEQLVAELQGNVRQAVRLYHLVAGCKTPSAEQSRITQLLRNTFSSVKQELEALAGAVLCSPGGSPGAVGAEQTQALLEQYSELLLRAVERRMERRL